The region CAGACCGAACAGCAACGCGAAGCCCTGCGACGCCAGGTGGTCGAAAACACCCGCAACCTGCACCGTGCCGTGAACACCGATGTCGAGCAGGTTCAGGCCCGCAAACAGTCGATCATCTCTAACCAGAGTGCACTGGAGGCCACCGAAATCGGCTATCAGGTGGGAACACGCAACATCGTCGATGTCCTCGACACCCAGCGCCAGCTGTACACCTCGGTGCGCGACTACAACAACACCCGCTACGACTACATCCTCGACAACCTGCGCTTGAAGCAGGCAGCGGGCACGCTGAATCCGGGTGACCTGGAAGCACTGTCGCGGTATCTGAAAGCCGACTACAACCCGGACAAGGATTTCCTGCCACCGGACCTGGCCAAAGCGGCCGAAGCCAACTTGCGCTCGCCGGGGAATTGAAGCGCCCGATTTGCGGCGCAATCAGATCGTGTAGCCGTTGCCGAAGGCTACGTCCGATTGCGCAGCAATCATAAAGGCAAGTTGTCGAACTCGACCGACACCCCCATGCTCAGGTTTGACGACTGCGTCGTCAGACGCAGCCTTCGACAGCTGCTACGGGGTGCAGGGTTCGGATCACCCCTTCAGCAACCGGGCCAGCCCGTCCAGCAGGCGCTGCAAGGCGCCTTGATTGGCCTGCATCACATTCAGGCCCGCCTGTGCCATGCGCTGCGCATCTTGCGGCAACTCGAATAAACGCTGCACCGCCAGCGCAAGCCCTTGGGCATCTTCTACCTCTTCCAGCGCGCCCGCTTCACGCAACATGGCGGCGATTTCGAGGAAGTTGAACAGGTGGGGGCCACTCAACACCGGCTTGGCCAGCGCCGCGGGCTCCAGCAGGTTGTGCCCGCCATTGGGCACCAGGCTGCCGCCGACGAATGCGCTGTCTGCCAGTGCATACAAGAGCAGCAACTCGCCCATGGTGTCACCCACCAGCACCTGCGTCCGGGCATTGACCGGCTCACCCGTGGAGCGCCGCACGCTGGCAAACCCTTCACGCTGACACCGCTCAAACACTGCGTTGAAGCGTTCCGGGTGACGCGGCACCAGAATCAGCAAAGCGTCCGGATAATTGGCCAACAACTGACGGTGAGCATTCAGGACAATCTCGTCTTCGCCTTCATGGGTACTGGCAGCAATCCATACCGGGCGCTCCTGCGCCTGCCAGGACTCACGCAACTCACAGGCCTTGATCAGCAACTGCGGATCGATGCTCAGGTCGAACTTGATCGAACCCGTCACCTCCACGCATTCAGGGCGCGCACCCAGCTGGCGAAAGCGCTCGGCCTCGGTTTCGGTCTGCACGGCGATCAGGCTCATCTCTTCGAGCATTGGCCGTGTCAGTCCGGCGAAACGGGCATAGCCCTTGGCCGAACGTGCCGACAGCCGGGCATTGGCCAACGCCACCGGGATACCGCGTTTAGCGCACTGATGGATATGGTTGGGCCACAGCTCGGTTTCCATAATGACCGCCAGTTTGGGCTGCACCCGGGCCAAAAACCGCGCAGCGGCCCATGGCAAGTCGTAAGGCAAGTAGCAATGCTGAATCCGTGGTTCGTCGGCGAACATGGCCTGAATCCGCTCGGAACCGGTAGGCGTCATGCACGTGACCGTAATCGGCAGTTCGGGATAACGCTTGAGCAGTGCCCGAATCATCGGCGCCGCCGCGATGCTCTCGCCCACCGACACCGCATGCACCCAAATTCCCCCGGGGTGCAAGGCCGGCAAATTCACGGCAAAACGCTCACCAATGCGCTTGGCATACGCCGGCGCCTTGCGCGCCCGCAACCATAAGCGAATCGCCACCAACGGCAGCCCCAGATGAAACAGCAAGGTGTAGAGAGTTCTATTCATGGGGGCAGAGTTTACGATGATGGAATTGTGTGTGCCCGGAATGTTTCATTGCCCGCGATCATCACCATAGGAAGCGCCAGACCACCAACTCCCAAACAAGCGGTTACTTGTACCTGCTCGTGATTGAGCTACGCCAGCGGCTCGGAGTAATGTTTCCTTGGAAAATCCGGTTGCTGTGCCTACTGCCCCATACATTACTGAATCAACGTGGGTCAGGAATTCCAAGGGCTGATTTCGCCGTCCAAAGCTTCACCGCTAAAATCCAGAAGCCTCCTGCGCTTACCACAACAAAAACCCACTACACACTTTTACAACCACTAGAATGCCTTGCTGTTAAATTGCTCCGTTCCACCTTCAGGACTCCATCATGAACGCTTACTACTATCTGGCCATCGCCATTGGCGCCGAAGTGATTGCCACCGTTTCAATGAAAGCGATCAAGGGGTTCAGCACACCGTTGCCCCTGATATTGGTGATTGCCGGTTATGCGACGGCGTTCTGGATGCTGACCCTGGTGGTGCGCACCATTCCGGTGGGTGTGGCTTATGCGGTATGGGCGGGGCTGGGCATTGTGCTGGTGAGTATTGCCGCGCTATTTATCTACGGGCAAAAACTCGATGTGCCGGCCATGCTCGGCATGGGCCTGATCGTACTGGGCGTGGTGGTAATCCAGCTGTTTTCCAAAACAGCGGGGCACTAGACCACGCGGGCAGGTTGAGAATGAGGCTGTATACTTGCGGCTTTGTCTTTGAACGCTGAGGTCGACCATGCCATCTGTTATTTCCACCGACGTACTGATTGTCGGCGCTGGGGTTGCAGGCCTCTGGCTCAATGCCCGCCTGCGCCGTCAGGGGTTTTCTACCGTGCTGGTCGAGAACGGGACGCTCGGAGGTGCACAGACGGTCAAGTCTCAGGGCATCATTCATGGCGGTGCCAAGTACGCGCTGCATGGTGCGCTCACCGGCGCTTCTGAAGCCATTGCCGATATGCCACGCCGCTGGCGCGAAGCCCTTGCCGGTGACGGCGAGCTGGACCTGAGCGGCGTGCGCCTGCTTTCCGAAGCCCATTACCTGTGGTCGCCCGGCACTCTGGCCGGCAATCTGACCAGTTTTTTTGCCAGCAAGGCCGTGCGCGGCCGGGTTGACCAGGTCAAGGGCGACCAATTGCCGCCGGCCCTGCAAAACCCTCGTTTCAAGGGCAAGGTCTATCGCCTGGCCGAACTGGTGGTCGACGTGCCGAGCCTGATCGAGCGTCTCGCCCAACTGGCCGGTGACGGCCTGCTGGCAGGGCAGAACATCGAGCCCCTGTTCGAAAACAACGAGCTGATCGGCCTGCGAGTCGACGGGCGTGAGATTCATGCCCAGCGCATTGTATTCAGCGCCGGCGCCGGTAATGCCGAGCTTCTGGCCGGCGTAGGCATCAGCGTTCCCGCGCAACAACTGCGCCCCCTGCACATGGTGCTGGTCAAAGGCCCCAGCCTGAAACCCCTGTACGCTCATTGCCTGGGTGGCGGGTCCAAGCCACGCATCACGGTCACCACCCACCCAGCCGCCGATGGTGAGTGGGTCTGGTATTTGGGCGGTGACATTGCCGAAGCCGATGGTGTAGCCCGCGAACCTGCCGAGCAAATCGCGGTGGCCCAAAAAGAACTGGGCAACCTGCTGCCCTGGGTGGACCTGAGTCAGGCGCAATGGGCCACGCTGCGGGTCAGCCGTGCCGAGCCCGCGCAATCGGGCCTGGTGCGTCCCGACAACGCCTTCCTCGCCGATCAAGGGCGCCTGCTGGTGGGCTGGCCGACCAAACTGGCGCTGGCCCCCGATTTCTCGGACCGCGTATTGCAAGCACTGGAGCATGACGGCATAAAACCGGGCAATGCCCCTGCGCTGCCGGAATTCCCGCGTCCTCCACTGGGTAAAACGGCCTGGGAGCAACTGCTGCCATGAGCCAGGCGACCCTGCACGCGCATCACCGCCCATTGGGCAGTACCGGACTGATGGTTTCGCCGCTAGGGCTGGGCACGGTCAAGCTGGGCCGTGATCAAGGGGTGAAGTACCCCAATGGCTTCCAGATCCCGGACGACGATGAAGCGCGGATGCTGCTCAAGCTGAGCCGCGATCTGGGCATCAACCTGATCGACACCGCCCCCGCCTATGGCCGCAGTGAAGAGCGTCTCGGGCCTCTGCTGCGCGGCCAACGGCAAGCGTGGGTGATTGTCAGCAAGGTGGGCGAAGAGTTCGTCAACGGTCAGTCGAGTCACGACTTCAGTGCGGCGCACACCCGGTATTCGGTGGAACGCAGCCTGCAACGTCTGGAAACTGATTTCATCGATCTGGTGCTGGTGCACTCTGACGGCAATGACCTGGCGATCCTCAACCAGTGTGAGGTGTATGCCACGCTGGAAGACCTGAAACGCGAAGGTAAAATTCGTGGCTTCGGGCTGTCGGGAAAAACCGTTGAGGGTGGGCTCAAAGCCCTGGAAAGCGGCGACTGTGCAATGGTTACTTACAACCTGAATGAACAGGCAGAAAAGCCTGTCATTGATTATGCCGCGGCTCACGGCAAGGCGATTCTGGTAAAGAAAGCCCTGGCCAGTGGTCATGTCTGTTTGAGCCCGGGCGTTGATCCAGTACGCGCCAGCTTCGAACTGGTGTTTGGTCATCATGGGGTTGCCAGTGCTATTGTCGGCACCATCAACCCTTTGCACTTGGCCCATAACGTGGCAACCGTTGCGCAGGTTTTGCGTAACCTCTGATGCCGCCGACGCGGCCGACCCCGACGCAAGAAGGTGCCGACATGCCGCGTTCACTTATCCGCAAGAATCCCAGCGACTTCAAAACCCTGCCGTTGTTTGTCGAGGCCACGCCTGAGGGCTTGAACTATCAAAGCATCGGGATGCCCCTGAACTTTGCACAAACCCTGCACAAACGCCGACAGGTCACGGTGACCGATACCGAGCGTTTCTCGCTGGAGTTGGCCAACCTCGGGGTGTCGGTGCGCCTGACCCTGAATTGGCATGGACGTGATTACTGGGTATTGGTGCGCCAGCGGCGCCAGGATCGGGGGGACGTGGTGCTCAAATTGATTTCGGGCTATGTACCCGCCCACGAGATCAATCTGCCTTTGCACACTGCCATTCAGGAGATAGCCGAGGAGTGCTTGCTGGAAACCCCCGAAGGCTGGCTCAGCGGCCGTTTTAACGAAACATGGCTACCCGCACCGTATTCTGCGGCGCTGCACTACCGTGAAGCCCTGCCCTTTCGCCTCACGCCGTTATCCGGCGCCGCCCGCCCGGTTCGTTGTGGCACCCAGACTTTGCTGGAGCGCCCACGGGGCTATGTGCACTTGCCCACCGCCTCGTTGCAGTTGATTTACGACTTGCGC is a window of Pseudomonas taetrolens DNA encoding:
- a CDS encoding aldo/keto reductase translates to MSQATLHAHHRPLGSTGLMVSPLGLGTVKLGRDQGVKYPNGFQIPDDDEARMLLKLSRDLGINLIDTAPAYGRSEERLGPLLRGQRQAWVIVSKVGEEFVNGQSSHDFSAAHTRYSVERSLQRLETDFIDLVLVHSDGNDLAILNQCEVYATLEDLKREGKIRGFGLSGKTVEGGLKALESGDCAMVTYNLNEQAEKPVIDYAAAHGKAILVKKALASGHVCLSPGVDPVRASFELVFGHHGVASAIVGTINPLHLAHNVATVAQVLRNL
- a CDS encoding polymorphic toxin type 44 domain-containing protein, whose amino-acid sequence is MYGAVGTATGFSKETLLRAAGVAQSRAGTSNRLFGSWWSGASYGDDRGQ
- the waaA gene encoding lipid IV(A) 3-deoxy-D-manno-octulosonic acid transferase; its protein translation is MNRTLYTLLFHLGLPLVAIRLWLRARKAPAYAKRIGERFAVNLPALHPGGIWVHAVSVGESIAAAPMIRALLKRYPELPITVTCMTPTGSERIQAMFADEPRIQHCYLPYDLPWAAARFLARVQPKLAVIMETELWPNHIHQCAKRGIPVALANARLSARSAKGYARFAGLTRPMLEEMSLIAVQTETEAERFRQLGARPECVEVTGSIKFDLSIDPQLLIKACELRESWQAQERPVWIAASTHEGEDEIVLNAHRQLLANYPDALLILVPRHPERFNAVFERCQREGFASVRRSTGEPVNARTQVLVGDTMGELLLLYALADSAFVGGSLVPNGGHNLLEPAALAKPVLSGPHLFNFLEIAAMLREAGALEEVEDAQGLALAVQRLFELPQDAQRMAQAGLNVMQANQGALQRLLDGLARLLKG
- a CDS encoding DMT family transporter translates to MNAYYYLAIAIGAEVIATVSMKAIKGFSTPLPLILVIAGYATAFWMLTLVVRTIPVGVAYAVWAGLGIVLVSIAALFIYGQKLDVPAMLGMGLIVLGVVVIQLFSKTAGH
- a CDS encoding NAD(P)/FAD-dependent oxidoreductase → MPSVISTDVLIVGAGVAGLWLNARLRRQGFSTVLVENGTLGGAQTVKSQGIIHGGAKYALHGALTGASEAIADMPRRWREALAGDGELDLSGVRLLSEAHYLWSPGTLAGNLTSFFASKAVRGRVDQVKGDQLPPALQNPRFKGKVYRLAELVVDVPSLIERLAQLAGDGLLAGQNIEPLFENNELIGLRVDGREIHAQRIVFSAGAGNAELLAGVGISVPAQQLRPLHMVLVKGPSLKPLYAHCLGGGSKPRITVTTHPAADGEWVWYLGGDIAEADGVAREPAEQIAVAQKELGNLLPWVDLSQAQWATLRVSRAEPAQSGLVRPDNAFLADQGRLLVGWPTKLALAPDFSDRVLQALEHDGIKPGNAPALPEFPRPPLGKTAWEQLLP